A DNA window from Deltaproteobacteria bacterium contains the following coding sequences:
- a CDS encoding pyruvate:ferredoxin (flavodoxin) oxidoreductase produces MDGNEAAATVAYLASEVIAIYPITPSSAMGESADEWAAARRPNAWGTVPHVIEMQSEGGAAGAVHGALQTGALCTTFTASQGLLLMIPNMFKIAGELTPTVFHVAARAVAAQALSIFGDHSDVMAARQTGFAMLASGSVQEAMDLALVAHAATLEARIPFLHFFDGFRTSHEVAKIAAL; encoded by the coding sequence ATCGACGGGAACGAGGCGGCGGCCACCGTCGCGTACCTCGCGAGCGAGGTGATCGCGATCTACCCCATCACCCCCTCGTCGGCGATGGGGGAGTCGGCGGACGAGTGGGCGGCCGCGCGCCGTCCGAACGCGTGGGGCACGGTGCCGCACGTGATCGAGATGCAGAGCGAGGGCGGGGCGGCCGGCGCGGTCCACGGCGCCCTCCAGACCGGCGCGCTCTGCACGACCTTCACGGCTTCGCAGGGCCTCCTTCTCATGATTCCGAACATGTTCAAGATCGCCGGCGAGCTGACCCCGACGGTCTTCCACGTCGCGGCCCGCGCCGTCGCGGCGCAGGCGCTCTCGATCTTCGGCGACCATAGCGACGTGATGGCGGCGCGCCAGACCGGCTTCGCCATGCTCGCGTCCGGATCGGTGCAGGAGGCGATGGACCTGGCGCTGGTCGCGCACGCGGCGACGCTCGAGGCGCGCATCCCGTTCCTGCACTTCTTCGACGGCTTTCGCACTTCGCACGAGGTCGCGAAGATCGCCGCGCTCG